From the Capnocytophaga sp. oral taxon 878 genome, the window GGCAAGGTAAAGCAATTACGAACTTTCAACATCAATTACCTCCTGCTATGTCTGATTTAGCTCAAGAACTTACAAAAGACCCTTATATTTTTGATTTTCTGTCGATAACAGAAAATTACACCGAGAAAGAGCTCCAACAGTATTTAGAGGATAATATGACAAAGTTTCTGTTAGAGTTGGGTAAAGGATTCTGTTTCTATGGAAAACAAGTGCATATAAACGTAGGTGGAGATGATTTTTATATTGATTTACTTTTCTATAATGCTCATTTACATTGTTATGTAGTCGTAGAACTTAAAACTACAAAATTTAAGCCCGAACATATAGGACAACTGAAATTTTACGTTACAGCAGTGAATAAACAATTGCGTACCGAAGGTGATGCCCCCACTATTGGGCTGTTAATCTGCAAAGACAAAAATAATGTAATAGCTGAATATACTTTAGAAGATATACACAACCCCATAGGAGTTTCGTCATATAAATTATTTGATGAACTTTCAAAAGATTATCAATCATCTTTACCTAGTATTGAAGAAATTGAAAAACGATTGTTAGATTAGAATAAATAGCGTACAGCTCTCCTTGCTGTACGCTATTTTTTACTATTCCATAGGTCTTATCATTTTCTCAATATAGGCTATTTCTTCAGGGGTAAGCCCATATTTTTTATATAGTTTTTCATCTGTCCACTCCTCATCAAAGTTTTGTTGAGGTACAAATTGATAAAACTCTTTGGTTGAGTGTTGGGTATTTTTCTTTAAAGTTAAGCAGAAATGTAGAAATTTAGTCCCTATATATTGCATTACATTCTCACACTGTTTTTTAGTAGCAAAAGGACCTATTACTAAGTAGGTTTCTGTACAGCAAGAATTAGGCTCAGCATAAATAGGATTAACTTTATCAGTCTTGCTGTCGCCACTTCCTACAGCATAAGGAACAATTACTTTATGCTCTTTTATCCAATGTTGATTTTTTAAAACTCCTTCTTTCTTAATATATCCAACTCCTCCATTCACATAGATTTTAATAGCTCCTTCAAACGGTTCACTTTCTCCTTTAAAATAGGTTCTTAATCCAAAAGGTTTTGCTGAACTCATCAATTCACTAAAACTTTTTTCATTAAAAGATTGTATTTTTCTCAGAATAGGAATAGCTTCATTATATCTGATAAAAACATCTGCATTATTTTCTTTAAGAGGACGCTTCAAGGCTGACACACAGATTCCATTTTCATAAGTACGAATAAGACAATCTCCTTTATATTCCTTATCCCAAAGAAAATAATTAACACCTCCTTTGATTTCTATTGAAGGAAATACCTCTGAAGCATTCGGATAATCGTGTATTACTTTTATTCGTTTATCTTTAAGCATTGCTTTGCGAAAATCATCTAACCCTTTGCCACCAGCGAACCACCTACTAGGGGTAATCATACTAATGTATTTAGGATTGAGTTTCATAGCTTGTTGAATAAACAACTGATAAATAGGCTTTGCACTAGCTTGTGCCCCTCCGTCCATTACCTGATAGGGTGGATTTCCTATAATAGCGTCTATAACAAGTTTTTCTTATATTGTAACCACTATAATATAAAATTCAAACAATATGGTTACAACCTTTGAAACTGCTCTCAAAGAGAGCCAAATGGCAGAAAATACCATCACTGCCTATCTATATGCTGTAAACGATTTCTACGGTAAGTACAAATCCCTCAGCAAGAAAAACCTTTTGCTCTACAAAACATACCTTATCGAGCATTTTAAACCTAAAACGGTGAACTTGCGCATTCAAGCACTGAATAAGTTTTTGGAACATATCGGTAAGCCTAAACTTCGACTTAAATCAGTAAAGGTGCAGCAACGCACCTATTTAGAAAATGTGATCAGTCAGGCAGATTACCTCTTTTTAAAAGAACAACTCCGAAAAGAAGAAAACCCAATGTGGTATTTTGTAGTGCGCTTTTTGGCAGCTACAGGAGCAAGGGTAAGCGAGCTTATCCAAATAAAAGTAGAACACGTAAAAGTTGGCTATTTCGATCTATACACTAAAGGAGGCAAAGTGCGCCGCCTATTCATCCCGCTACAGTTACGTGAGGAGACTATAAAATGGCTTACAAAAAAGCAAAAAACTTCAGGCTATCTTTTTGTCAATCGATTAGGAGAACGTATCACTACACGTGGCATTGCACAAAAACTCAAACTTTTTGCTGAAAGATATGGTCTCAATCCTAAAGTCGTCTACCCACATTCATTCAGACATAGATATGCTAAAAACTTCTTGGAAGCTTTTAACGACATCTCTCTCCTTGCCGACCTTATGGGGCACGAAAGTATTGAGACTACCCGTATTTATCTAAGGCGAACAGCTTCAGAACAGCAAGCTATTGTAGATAGGATTATCACTTGGTAATATTTTTTGTACTTCCTATCTTTTTACATATTAACAGTCATTATGTTAACTAAGTTTTTACTCTAAGAGTAAAAGTCTAAAATTGTAGGAAGAAAGATATATTATTAAGATTCTTCTATTAGAAGAAAATCTATTTTAGTATATTTTTTAAATTTACCGGACATTAATAATATTAAGACACCTGAAAAAGACCTAAAATGTATACTAGAATAGGCTCAAAAATTATTTCGTATTAGTTATTCTTATTTTAGTAAGGGGATGAGATATTAAAAAGTACTACTTATCCTTGTAGTTTCAGGAATTAAGCAGTATTTTTTATGCTTTTTTGATTTTTACTAGACACTATATTAAGTTCTCATCGTTTTAATACTTATTCTTTGGTTAAGCAGCAAAATATGTCCAATAGTTTTTTTCTGTTATGAAGATATAATAGAATTCTATTTATCCTTTGTTAAATAGTTAGTTGTGATAGGTTTATCACATTTACCAAAATAGGTATAGCTAAAAATTAAATTTTGGCAGGGTTATAAAAATAAAAGAGGCTACCCAGTTGCAACTGGGTAGCCTCTTTATTAATAAGTTGAAAGACTATTTTTTAAGGTATAACCAACCTGTTTTGGTTTGCTTATTATTAGTTTCGTCATAGTATTCAATGACATAATAATAAGTACCTTGAGGAAGTTTATCAGAGGCTTCTATGGTAACACGTCCATCAGAAATACCTTTAAACACTTTGGTTACATTATTATAACCTTCTACTTTGAAAACTTCAACACCCCAACGGTTGTAAATACGTACAATATTGTTAGGATAGCTTTCAATTCCTGCTATATGGAAATGATTGTTAGCTGGACTTCCACTAAGCGATATACCATTGTAGATAATCATTTCCTTAACTACTTGTACTGTTACAGTGGTTGTTGCACAACCGCTAGTATTACAAATTTCATACTCAAAGGTATCTGTACCTACAAATCCTGTATTAGGTCGATATTCTACTGTATTATCAGCATTAACAACTACATTACCATTAGCTGGAGGGGTTACCACATTAGGAGTAGTAGCTCCATTAAGTGTATCATTTGCTAAGACAACAATAGTTATCGGTGTATTCATTGCTGTTGTAGCACTATCGGTTACTGCTATTGGCAATGTTGGAGTAAAGGTTCCTGAGACTGTTACTACCAAGGTTTGAGTTCCTGTACAATTAGTTGGATTCAATATCTCACAGTAACTATAAGTAATAGTATAGTTCCCTGCTGGGGTATTAGCTGGAATTGTTATCTTACCTGTATCCTTATCTAACGTAGGTACTGTTGTTCCTGTTGGGTTAGTAACTGTCAATGTTACATTTCCGCCTACTCCTACCGTTGGGGTTACAGTGCTGCCTATCTTATCATTATTTAAGATACTCGGCGTGGTTTGAGTTGATGTACTTGGAGCGGCTGTAATTGGGTCTGGCGTTACCGTAATCGTTGGTATTCCTACCTTAATCACTGCGGTAGCTGTTCTACAGTTACTACTTGGATTAAGTGACTCACACTCTTTATAAGTGATACTATAAGTACCTGCTGGGGTACCTGCTGGAATGGTTACCTTACCATCGTTAGGATTCAATTCTGGCACTTTTGCTCCTGTCCTTACTGGAGTAGCTGGTACTACATTGGTAATAGTTACTGTGCCTCCTACTCCCGCTGTCGGTACATTACCATTCAAACGATCATTAGTCAATACACTAGTTGTAGTTTGTGTTGTCAATCCATCTGGTATATTGAAGGTATCATTATCTACTGTAAGAGTTACTGCTCCTACTGTTACTACCAACGTTTGAGTTCCTGTACAGTTAGTTGGGTTCAATACCTCACAGTAACTGTAAGTAATAGTATAGCTTCCTGCTGGGGTATTAGCTGGAATAGTTACTTTTCCTGTATTAGGAGCAAGGGTCGGTTTATTACCTGGTCCACTTGGGTTAGTAACTGTCAATGTTACATTACCTCCTACTCCTACCGTTGGGGTTACCGTACTGCCTATCTTATCATTATTTAAGATACTTGGCGTGGTTTGAGTTGATGTACTTGGAGCGGCTGTAATTGGGTCTGGTGTTACCGTAATCGTTGGTACTCCTACCTTAATCACTGCGGTAGCTGTTCTACAGTTACTACTTGGATTAAGTGACTCACACTCTTTAT encodes:
- a CDS encoding tyrosine-type recombinase/integrase, producing MVTTFETALKESQMAENTITAYLYAVNDFYGKYKSLSKKNLLLYKTYLIEHFKPKTVNLRIQALNKFLEHIGKPKLRLKSVKVQQRTYLENVISQADYLFLKEQLRKEENPMWYFVVRFLAATGARVSELIQIKVEHVKVGYFDLYTKGGKVRRLFIPLQLREETIKWLTKKQKTSGYLFVNRLGERITTRGIAQKLKLFAERYGLNPKVVYPHSFRHRYAKNFLEAFNDISLLADLMGHESIETTRIYLRRTASEQQAIVDRIITW
- a CDS encoding Eco57I restriction-modification methylase domain-containing protein, producing the protein MDGGAQASAKPIYQLFIQQAMKLNPKYISMITPSRWFAGGKGLDDFRKAMLKDKRIKVIHDYPNASEVFPSIEIKGGVNYFLWDKEYKGDCLIRTYENGICVSALKRPLKENNADVFIRYNEAIPILRKIQSFNEKSFSELMSSAKPFGLRTYFKGESEPFEGAIKIYVNGGVGYIKKEGVLKNQHWIKEHKVIVPYAVGSGDSKTDKVNPIYAEPNSCCTETYLVIGPFATKKQCENVMQYIGTKFLHFCLTLKKNTQHSTKEFYQFVPQQNFDEEWTDEKLYKKYGLTPEEIAYIEKMIRPME
- a CDS encoding YhcG family protein gives rise to the protein MKDIINITDYKDWLQDLKGKIQQSQIKAAIQVNSELLRLYWQIGKDIVEKQAQAKWGDGFLQTLSADLCKEFPTIKGFSYRNLKSIRQWYLFYNQLDIIGKQVVSQLEVSLFSIPWGHHIMIMQRCKNTQEALFYVHKTIENHWSRSVLEHQIALNLYVRQGKAITNFQHQLPPAMSDLAQELTKDPYIFDFLSITENYTEKELQQYLEDNMTKFLLELGKGFCFYGKQVHINVGGDDFYIDLLFYNAHLHCYVVVELKTTKFKPEHIGQLKFYVTAVNKQLRTEGDAPTIGLLICKDKNNVIAEYTLEDIHNPIGVSSYKLFDELSKDYQSSLPSIEEIEKRLLD